AAAACCGCaagccaaaaccgcaaaaaaacgcatttttctgcaaaaaccacaaaaactcattttttccgcaaaaccgtaaaaatttgttttcccgcaaaaccgcaaaaacgcgttttaccgccaaaaccgcgaaaacgcatttttctgccaaaaccgcaaaaacgcaattttccgcaaaacgcgttttcctgcaaaaacgcgttttcccgcaaaaacacgtttcccgcaaaaacgcgtttcccgcaaaaacgtgttttcccgcaaaaacgcgtttcccgcaaaaacgtgttttcccgcaaaaacgcgtttcccgcaaaaacgtgttttcccgcaaaaacgcgttttcccgcaaaaacgcattttcccgcaaaatcacgttttcccgtaaaaacgcattttccggccaaatcctaaaaatgtgttttccctccaaaaccgcaaaaacgcaatttcctgcaaaaacacgttttcccgcaaaaacgcgttttcccgcaaaaacacgtttttccgtaaaaacacgtttttcccgcaaaaacgcattttcccgtaAAAACGCGTTTTTACGCCAAAACCCAAAAAGTGTTGTccctccaaaaccgcaaaaacacattttccacTAAAACCACAAAACGcgctttcccgccaaaactgcaaaacacgttttcccgccgaaactgcaaaaactcattttcccgcaaaaatgcgtttttccgccaaaaccacaaaaaaagttttctcATTTCGATCAACTTGGtcttaacttaaaaataattcattataAAGATGTTGGGTTGATAAAGATGTTGGGTTGATGGGTCAACCATTAACCCATCTAACCTATTTAATTTAATGGGTCATGGACGGGTTGAGTTGACCCATGACCCATTAACAGTAAACCCATTTGGGTTATAGGTTGGGTTGACCCATTtgacccattttgacacccctacctaagggtataattatattttacccttcattaaaagtgagggtaaaagtgattagtgtaaacatgaaaagtgatactatgaatgtggtatttgtggcaatttcccaactttttgaataacaaataattttgtataaaattatagaatCATCAAACTAGTAACACAAGATTTTAATGAGAATTTAAGAATCTATAAACCAATATTACTAGACTTCAAATTTCTAAGACTCATTATAGACTAGATTCTTACATACGCTTATAAATCGCATAACAATTACCTATCAAATTTAACTTACTAAAATCCAAATTTAActtactaaaatttaaatatttaactttatttCTGTTTATGTGTAGgccagtttttttttggtgatagCAGCGTTTGTTTAAGGTAAAACTATAGGATTTTACTTTACAGTATGCTcaatttatcaaaaattttaatttattataataatttcttgtaaaattactaaatattgaaaattttttttatccatttgataatttaaatattataaaaattattttattttcattttttaaaacaaaaaaaagtgaatcaatatttattaatagtattttgataataattatgaatagtttgttatttaaaaaatattttttttaaactaatattttttatagtaaaacataaatatagaaaaaaataaaagatatcatTTAGTGGTAGAATAATCTAATGTGCATTGGTGCATTGTATTAAAATGACCAAACTACCATTAAAACTCTAGTCATAGTTATAAATCTCGAAAATGGACTTTTAGATCTCCAACTATTTGAAATCAGTATTTTAATACTTACCTATCACTTGCATATTTAATCCCGAAGTCATTAGTTGACTGCACAAAATTAGACTTAGAAATGTTAAATGTTAATTACTAGACAAAAACGTTAATTGTAATTAGAAAATGGATCGAGTTTGGCTTTCAAAACTCTAAAATccttaaaatcgatttttatgCGATTCTAAGTGCAAAGAAGCGATTCACGGTGACCAAAGATTAAACAAATGTACTTCCAGTGAGAGGATGGTAAAAACCTACTTTGGAACTCGGACATGATTCAACAAAGCTTATTCGTTTACCTTTCACTCTCTATCGGAATTGAAATTCTGGATGGTCctcaaatcaataaaatttcccAACTTCTACCACTAGTTCCAAAGTAGGTTTTCACCATCCTCTCACCGGAAGTACACTTGTTTATTTCTCAGTCGCCGTGAATCACTTCCTCTCACTCGGAGTAGCATAAAGTGAAACAATTTTAGGGATTTTGGggttttaaaagcaaaacttgATCACTTTTCTGATTGCAGTTAAcgcttatatttaaaattagagaAATACTCTAGGATATCAcataaaaagtttatgtcacaaacaTAGACtctaaggatcaaaatgaccaaaatattaaagaggtaatatacacttatatccttAGGGTCAACTAAtacaaaccttagggtttaaagttaaggAGTGGGGATTTGagattaagatttaaatttgataaaataaaaaataaatataaaatttttaaaataaaaatgttaaaaatagtttcaaaaagtattttcgaattacaaaaaaaaatttgaaaaaaaaattcaaaaaaaattttataaaaagttcgaatttgaaaacatataatctaaaactatataaaaaaaaatattattttttttattttttttatatatctagggtattaaagtccttttacctattaaatgaaacatttttgtcattttcttccttgtagtatatttttgtgatcaaaacttgaaaatagtttatttaaGAGAATTGCCCTTAAAATTAACGTTTGACCTTTTTAAGTCTAATTTTGCGCATTCAACCATGATTTCGAGATTAAATCGCACAAATGATAGTTGAGTATTAAAAATGCTGATTTCAAATAGTTGAGGATTTAAAAACCCATTTTCTCGTTATAAATCAGTGGCATTTTCATAACATACCACGTAATTgtaaaattatttcaatatgTTAATTTTCTTTACCTGGATTTATGTTTCCTCATAATGAATAAGCAAAATATCTAATTAACCAAACACAAATTAAAATCCAagatcattaattttttgtgGAATATTTGTGTTTGTGACGTCAATCTCAGTTTGATTCCAGTATCCAGTGTTCGTTTGGATGTTATAAAACTGATCTCTTGAACAAAATCTAGAGAACTTGCTTCACAAGTTCTTACATGACCAAATAGGTCAACAAGGTCACAAATCAACGTCGGCCAGGTCGTATAAGCGACCAAATGAGCAGTCAACACATTTCCCGTTGCTTTCGTCGTTGCGTCGTTGGATTTATTATACTTTTCAACCACATACGAGAAACAATACTAGCTATAAGTTGCTTACGTCGTTGACTCCGTTACTCTTTTAATGGTCGTCGCAATgcttttttgttattattattattatcttttttgGACAAATgcttttttgtatttaaaaatagaaaaaactatGTGGGTCATAGTATTAGATTCCTGGTAGTTTCCTATGCAATTTCTATATAGTGGATATCTTATTGCTTGCAATTGTCATCAAGAAGGTTCAACATCGCAAGACGCAAGCCATACCTCATATCGTTCTTTCTTTGATAAATATATCGGAAATTTCTCAAGCTTTACTCTAGTATTCTTCAGCCATGACCGCTAAGGTATccttttctttcatattttttctatctgaaaataattatatttaacttAATGATCTTTGATTGAtcgttatatatataaaccatttagtcaaacttatttcataaatatacaattataaCCATACTGATCTCAAGTTTGAAATTACAGAAAGCTGTGTTGCAATTGAGTGTCCACGATGAGAGAATCAGGAAGAAAGCGTTTGTGACCGTCTCTCGATCTCAAGGGGTAACTTCGATAACAATGGATGACAAAACAGGGAAAATGACAGTAGTTGGAGAAGTTGATACACCGGTTCTCGTGATGAAGCTAAGGAAACTGTGTAATGCAGAAATCGTTTCGGTTGAAGTTGTTAAACCACCTGAGAAAAAGCCTGAACCGGCGAAACCGGCTCCAGCTAAACCTGATACGGTTAAACCGGCAGAAATTGTTGCCTTTCCAGTTACGCATATGAACTACCCGTACCAATATCATTCTTCCTTTGCGAATTCGCACTATCAGCCATACGGGAATTCTAGAGTTGTGGTGGAGGAACCAAACACTTGTGTGCTTATGTGATTTAATAcaattacttttaaaataatgttagttGTTTAATACTTAGTTTTGATGGGAGAGTGTATTTTTGGGGTACTGTATAATGTACATTACTCCCGTGAGCTCATTCGAGGGAAACAAATCTTTTATGTATGATAAAGTTGCTTTGTTCACTTTTTACTTCGAAATAACTAGTCTTTTTCCTCGCAGTTTCATTCTTATATACTCTTTTGGCGAAAATGTGGTTTCACTTCTTTATTAGTACTCAAACAATGTAAATATAGTCTCTATCAACGAGAATTAAATCCACGAATACATATTAGACACTCCTTTATCACTCGACCAACAACTTAGAGTGATTTACATTCATGGtcagttttatgttttttattacaCTCTAAGACAGTTACAACTACCAGAATAGTTTTTTGATGGTTGTTTACACAGTTACCCACAATTTCAACAAACtaaaccatttttttcttattatgaCGTGTGTtgaatataaattcaaaatatatatagaaacaatTACACTCAGGGTCACTTTCTATCTTTTTATATCATAATAAGTCACTTATTGCTACACACACACTTTCTTCCAACAACCTATTGAATCCTAACTAAAATACACTAATTATAACTCTAAAGCTTATTGACCTAACTAGAGAATAAGAGGGAATTAATCTCAGCCACACATCTCCCCTCTTATCCGACATGCAATATTAATTCTAGTACactttaacaaaatttatatatgtctCATTTTATGACCATTTGATCTACTATTATAACAGATATAGGCAGTTGTTGTGTTTTTATTACAAGAAAGAGCAGTTGTTGCTACCAGGACACTTTTTGTTGGTTAAAGTCGTCTTTGTCCTCAAAAAAGGCAAACTAGGCATGGGCATATCTGTAATATAACATATTCTTCTGGTTTCTCTGGTTCGGgagtttaaaatttgaaaataagagAAGCTGATTGGTGGATTCCATGGACGTAGTGTGTTTTGGTTAATTATCTGAGATTGTCCCCGTAAAAAAGTAAACCCGTAATATCTGTTTCAACTTTCCCCCAATCTGATAACCTAATTTTACTTTTCCCATACCGTTTTTTCGACGACGACCAACAAGATTGGAGAACTGAGAAGCCGACGAACGAAGAACACGTGTAAGAACGGAGAAGCAGACGAACAAGATTGTCGGACGGAGAAGACGATGTCGTCTCAAAAGCGGAGAGCTTCAAAGGACAAGTCTAAAGGTTAGATACTTTTCTTCCTCCCAGTTTCATCGATTTGGATTTCGGATTGGGGATTAGAGTTTTGATTTCTGGTTTCGATTTTTTGAGTTTGGTAAGAGACTGGCGTGAGGtgttagggtttcgatttgggGGCGCGGTTATAGATTTATGAAAAACTCCCATTATGGTTTTGATTTGTAGATTAGAGTTTCGATTTAGGGGTGCGATTCTAGATTTCCAAGTTCTCTAAGTTTTCTTTCTGGTTTCTGTTTGTTTTACAGAGATGGTGCAAACTGAAGAGGGAGCGGTGAATGATGGAAAAGGTCGAAGCTTGTTGCTAGGTTTGGTGTTTTGACAAACTGTGGTCGGATGTACACCAACAAGTGTGTACATATGATCAACCAGGATTTTGTAGATATGTAAACGCGTGTATATGTACATAATAAGTAATGTAGATATGAGTATAAAGcagtttataagtttttattacaTTCTAAGGGAAACATTATTGATGAGACAAAAAATAAGTCCTTaggatattttattaatatttttaagttagGGACAAAATGTAAGAACATTTGTAATTTTGTAGATTATTGGTATAACTTGTCTTGTATCTtagtaaataattttgttttaatgtgtAATGAGATATAAAGGATAACatttaaatacaacatataaaagagaagtttaacattaaaattgaaaacatatgaaaattacaaaaaaaaaaataaataaataaataaaaggaaacaaacattttattcaattcatataaacttataaattatatgttatttggaagatgtccaaatttagtccatatattttcaatcaaatcgTTTTTTAAATTGTGATGGGCTTGTCTATTCCGAACGCTTGTTCGACGATCAATCGAATTGCCGAGATTTGAAGCCATATTGACGGAAAATGTATCCACCTCTTCTCTTTCTTGAAATTCATCAACCGCATACTGAGTGGCTGATGATCGTTCATCCtcaacaatcatattatggaggacgatacatgctctcataatatttcCAATTTTGTCCTTATCCTATAAATTAGAGGGGTTTCTTACGACTGCAAACCTAGCTTGCAGCACTCCAAAGGCACGCTCCACATCCTTTCGCACAGCTTCTTGGGTTTTAGCAAATAATGAATGCTTGTCACTCTGTGGGAGTCGGATAGACTGAATAAAAGTCTCCTAGTTCGGATAAATGCCATCCGTGAGATAATATGCCAAATGGTACGGGTTACCATTTACATAGAAGTTTACTTGTGGGGCTACTCCgttaataatgtcatcaaaaacaggtgatcgatcaagaatgttaagatcgttcatagtacctggagctccaaaaaaCGCGTGCCATATCCATAGGTCGTATGAAGCTACCGCCTCCAACACAATTGTTGGTTTTCCGGttcctcgtgaatacattcctttccaagATGCtgggcaattcttccactcccaatgcatacagtcgatgcttctAACCATCCCTGGGAATCCAAGTTGTTCTCCAATATATAGTAGTCTTTGCAGATCCTCCGGTGTGGGACGTCTTAGGTATTCATCGCCAAAAAGTTGGATGATTCCGGCGGTAAAATGGTGCAAACATATTCTA
Above is a window of Brassica napus cultivar Da-Ae chromosome A10, Da-Ae, whole genome shotgun sequence DNA encoding:
- the LOC106406135 gene encoding heavy metal-associated isoprenylated plant protein 13-like, producing the protein MTAKKAVLQLSVHDERIRKKAFVTVSRSQGVTSITMDDKTGKMTVVGEVDTPVLVMKLRKLCNAEIVSVEVVKPPEKKPEPAKPAPAKPDTVKPAEIVAFPVTHMNYPYQYHSSFANSHYQPYGNSRVVVEEPNTCVLM
- the LOC125578970 gene encoding uncharacterized protein LOC125578970, with amino-acid sequence MNKTLFLRIVHRLSQEVEYFQPREDAAIRQLAYGGGADTVDEYVRLGETTARICLHHFTAGIIQLFGDEYLRRPTPEDLQRLLYIGEQLGFPGMVRSIDCMHWEWKNCPASWKGMYSRGTGKPTIVLEAVASYDLWIWHAFFGAPAPQVNFYVNGNPYHLAYYLTDGIYPN